From Hymenobacter sedentarius, a single genomic window includes:
- a CDS encoding MFS transporter yields the protein MPDSALPPAAVPKATLLTPFTYSLFRAIWIAGLVSNVGTWMQNVAGVWLVTTLTTSALLVALMQTATSLPAFLLSMPAGAMADMIDRRKLLLFTQGFMAIVATILGVLTLSGGISAFGVLGFTFLLGMGAALNAPIWQTVTTELVPRPVLPFAITLNGVSNNIARAIGPAIGGAIIAYYSSGWVFILNGVSFLGTWAVVFFWKREAAETSGPAENFMGALRAGMRYVQYSPAIYGVLVRTFAFSFGAAAMWGLVSVVIARKLHLSSGHYGVMLSWLGAGAVTGAFLMGRAGSRLNFNQRVLLGVLAFAGTNLALALITQIYILYAVMFLSGIAWLMVMTSFSTTVQLSVPKWVQARVISVYMLVFQAGLSVGSLAWGELADHLSLDTSLLIAAGWMLASALLAVPFPMLSAEGLDLAPAEHWPDPTVEGGDIDPDDGPVVVMVEYCVEPANWPAFREAAEQLKRLRLRDGALRAGVFSDLARPTHITEFFYVATWGEHQRQHHRFTKEDLAVETQVRRFHCGPGEPRVTHFLAFPNTSNVEMATPLQNLESQR from the coding sequence ATGCCTGATTCCGCTCTGCCGCCTGCCGCCGTCCCCAAGGCCACGTTGTTGACGCCCTTTACTTACAGTCTTTTTCGGGCTATCTGGATTGCGGGCCTGGTGTCGAACGTGGGCACCTGGATGCAAAACGTGGCCGGCGTGTGGCTCGTCACCACCCTCACAACTTCGGCCCTGCTGGTGGCCCTGATGCAGACGGCCACCAGCCTGCCGGCCTTCCTGCTGAGCATGCCCGCCGGGGCCATGGCCGACATGATAGACCGGCGCAAGCTGCTGCTGTTTACGCAGGGCTTCATGGCGATTGTGGCAACCATCCTGGGCGTGCTCACGCTCTCGGGTGGCATTTCGGCATTTGGGGTGCTGGGCTTCACGTTTTTGCTGGGCATGGGCGCAGCCCTGAATGCGCCCATCTGGCAAACCGTGACCACCGAGCTGGTGCCGCGGCCCGTGCTGCCGTTTGCCATTACCCTCAACGGCGTCAGCAACAACATTGCGCGGGCTATTGGGCCGGCCATTGGCGGGGCCATCATTGCCTACTATTCCTCGGGCTGGGTGTTTATCCTGAATGGCGTTTCCTTCCTGGGCACCTGGGCCGTGGTGTTCTTCTGGAAGCGCGAAGCCGCCGAAACCAGCGGGCCGGCCGAGAACTTTATGGGGGCCCTGCGCGCCGGCATGCGCTACGTGCAGTATTCGCCGGCCATTTACGGGGTGCTGGTGCGCACGTTCGCGTTTTCGTTTGGGGCGGCGGCCATGTGGGGGTTGGTGTCGGTGGTTATTGCCCGCAAGCTGCACCTAAGCTCGGGGCACTATGGCGTGATGCTGTCGTGGCTGGGCGCGGGCGCCGTCACGGGCGCGTTCCTGATGGGCCGGGCGGGCTCGCGGCTCAATTTCAACCAGCGGGTGCTGCTGGGCGTCCTCGCGTTTGCGGGCACTAACCTGGCCCTGGCGCTCATCACCCAGATTTACATCCTCTACGCCGTGATGTTCCTTTCGGGCATTGCCTGGCTGATGGTGATGACCAGCTTCAGCACCACCGTGCAGCTGAGCGTGCCCAAGTGGGTGCAGGCGCGCGTGATTAGTGTGTACATGCTCGTGTTTCAGGCGGGCCTGTCGGTGGGCAGCCTGGCCTGGGGCGAGCTGGCCGACCACCTCAGCCTCGACACGTCCCTGCTGATTGCGGCCGGCTGGATGCTGGCCAGTGCCCTGCTGGCCGTGCCCTTCCCCATGCTCTCGGCCGAAGGCCTCGACCTGGCCCCGGCCGAACACTGGCCCGACCCCACCGTGGAAGGGGGCGACATCGACCCCGACGACGGCCCCGTGGTGGTGATGGTGGAATACTGCGTGGAGCCGGCCAACTGGCCCGCCTTCCGCGAGGCGGCCGAGCAGCTCAAGCGGCTGCGGCTGCGCGACGGGGCCCTGCGCGCCGGGGTGTTCTCAGACCTGGCCCGCCCCACGCACATCACCGAATTTTTCTACGTGGCTACCTGGGGCGAGCACCAGCGCCAGCACCACCGCTTCACCAAGGAAGACCTGGCCGTGGAGACGCAGGTACGGCGGTTTCACTGCGGGCCCGGCGAGCCCCGCGTCACGCACTTCCTGGCCTTCCCCAACACCTCCAACGTGGAAATGGCCACGCCCCTGCAGAACCTCGAGAGCCAGCGGTAG
- a CDS encoding HAD family hydrolase, producing MSSRFDSVIFDLDGTLWDASAAITKAFQAAKSSVDYIDNDVTLAQVQAVTGQPYEVVYERLFPSLPAAKFDEYRALCARQELAAARQPGGTLYPGLEAALAYLHGQGYRLFIVSNCQLGYVEAFFENSQLAHYFEGHQCFGTRKLPKSENIREVVAQFGLQAPVYVGDTPGDLAASQAAGVPFIFATYGFGQIEPAVAPRRIAQLADLQELL from the coding sequence ATGTCATCACGTTTCGATAGTGTAATTTTTGACCTCGACGGCACGCTCTGGGATGCGTCGGCCGCCATTACCAAAGCCTTCCAGGCCGCAAAAAGCAGCGTCGACTACATCGACAACGACGTGACGCTGGCGCAGGTACAGGCCGTGACCGGCCAGCCCTACGAAGTGGTGTACGAGCGGCTGTTTCCCAGCCTGCCGGCGGCCAAGTTCGACGAGTACCGCGCGCTTTGTGCCCGCCAGGAGCTGGCCGCGGCTAGGCAGCCCGGCGGCACCCTCTACCCGGGGCTGGAAGCGGCCCTCGCTTACCTCCACGGCCAGGGGTACCGGCTGTTCATCGTCAGCAACTGCCAGTTGGGCTACGTGGAGGCCTTCTTCGAGAACAGCCAGCTGGCGCACTACTTCGAAGGCCACCAGTGCTTCGGCACCAGGAAGCTGCCCAAGTCCGAGAACATCCGCGAAGTGGTAGCCCAATTCGGGCTGCAGGCGCCGGTGTACGTGGGCGATACCCCCGGCGACCTGGCCGCCAGCCAGGCGGCGGGGGTGCCCTTCATCTTCGCTACCTACGGTTTTGGCCAGATTGAGCCAGCCGTGGCCCCCCGGCGCATTGCCCAACTGGCCGATTTGCAGGAGCTGCTCTAG
- a CDS encoding creatininase family protein — protein MAPRPYILAETTWKTVQEHKYEVVVLPWGATEAHNYHLPYATDNIQNDYVAAEAARKAWEQGAKVVVLPNIPFGVNTGQLDITLDMNLNPSTQLAIVRDLVQVLARQGIPKLVILNGHGGNDFRQILRELQAEFPQVFLSTLNWFKAADRSQYFTAPGDHADAMETSAMLHIVPELVSPLSEAGDGAAKQFRLTAMRQGWAWAQREWSKVSADTGVGNPAEATAEKGQAFLEAVTTNIGHFLVELAAADTQDLYE, from the coding sequence ATGGCTCCACGCCCCTATATCCTCGCCGAAACCACCTGGAAAACCGTTCAGGAACACAAATACGAAGTAGTGGTGCTGCCCTGGGGCGCCACCGAGGCCCACAACTACCACCTGCCCTACGCCACCGACAACATCCAGAACGACTACGTGGCCGCCGAGGCCGCCCGCAAAGCCTGGGAGCAGGGCGCCAAAGTGGTGGTACTGCCCAACATTCCCTTCGGCGTGAATACCGGCCAGCTCGACATTACCCTCGACATGAACCTGAACCCGAGCACGCAGCTGGCCATCGTGCGCGACCTGGTGCAGGTACTGGCCCGGCAGGGCATCCCCAAGCTGGTGATTCTGAACGGGCACGGCGGCAACGACTTCCGGCAGATTCTGCGCGAGCTGCAGGCCGAATTCCCTCAGGTGTTTCTGAGCACGCTCAACTGGTTTAAGGCCGCCGACCGCAGCCAGTACTTCACGGCCCCCGGCGACCATGCCGACGCCATGGAAACCAGCGCCATGCTGCACATTGTACCCGAGTTGGTGAGCCCTCTGTCCGAAGCCGGCGATGGCGCCGCCAAGCAATTTCGTCTCACGGCCATGCGGCAGGGCTGGGCCTGGGCGCAGCGCGAATGGAGCAAGGTGTCGGCCGATACCGGCGTGGGCAACCCCGCCGAAGCCACCGCCGAAAAAGGCCAGGCTTTCCTCGAAGCCGTGACTACCAACATCGGCCATTTTCTAGTTGAGCTGGCAGCCGCCGATACCCAGGATTTGTACGAATAA
- a CDS encoding GNAT family N-acetyltransferase, with translation MSSNPSPALPTVPVLETSRLLMRAFQATDFPALLAMCQEPDYYRYLTPGPLPGEEVWKLLLRSAGLWAVVGYGSWAIEEKATGQFIGSAGFLYLKRDLDPPLGEAPEMGWVLAPAAHGKGYATEAVAAAIAWGEVYFNHARTVCIINPENKASLRVAEKFGYREYARTTYHDGPIVLLERAGRAG, from the coding sequence ATGTCTTCGAATCCCAGTCCCGCCTTGCCCACCGTTCCCGTTCTTGAAACCAGCCGGCTGCTGATGCGGGCCTTCCAGGCGACGGACTTTCCGGCCTTGCTGGCCATGTGCCAGGAGCCCGATTACTACCGCTACCTCACCCCTGGGCCCCTGCCCGGCGAGGAGGTGTGGAAACTGCTGCTGCGCAGCGCCGGGCTTTGGGCCGTGGTGGGCTACGGCTCCTGGGCCATTGAAGAAAAAGCCACCGGCCAGTTCATCGGCTCCGCGGGGTTTCTCTACCTCAAGCGCGACCTGGACCCGCCGCTGGGCGAGGCTCCGGAAATGGGCTGGGTATTGGCCCCCGCCGCGCATGGCAAGGGCTACGCCACCGAGGCCGTAGCCGCTGCCATTGCCTGGGGCGAGGTGTACTTCAACCACGCCCGCACCGTGTGCATCATTAATCCCGAAAATAAGGCTTCGCTGCGCGTCGCCGAGAAGTTTGGCTACCGCGAATACGCCCGCACCACCTACCACGACGGCCCCATTGTGCTGCTGGAGCGCGCCGGCCGGGCCGGGTAA
- a CDS encoding TPM domain-containing protein: MHRLLILLLLFVSAGLNGPAAAQTGTTEGLPPRPTPFRFVNDQAQLMAPGDAKKLESGLRRYADNNGTQIVVVTVPTLAGRDVADYGRALGRAWGIGQRDKNNGIVVLLSAQDHKLTIQPGSGVQAQITPEVTSRAISKMTPAFKQGNYFGGLRAGLNTLMLAANPSSVSQATTAATSSSASSSPASAETGTNMQRQAKEPVSPTPNDPLLTPPTTEPDSGPGMGTVLLGALVVGGIIWLLVRMLRGRSQPAAQSRPAPDFLPNRNPDGGSPNGPVNMQRGGSNFGGGGGGGNFGGGGGGGMGSGMGGILATGAAAAAGAYLGNRMASGHEAPSHGLAGDGTTPQHFDPSTAAGAAGAGAMGTGAADDYFSGRDSSAATSTPDYFSDDATADNSSNDFFSSDDNSSYDDPSSGDSGGGGFDSGNDNSGSW, translated from the coding sequence ATGCATCGTCTCCTGATTCTTTTGCTGCTGTTTGTTTCGGCCGGGCTCAATGGGCCCGCCGCCGCTCAAACCGGCACCACCGAGGGCTTGCCGCCCCGGCCCACGCCCTTCCGGTTCGTAAACGACCAGGCCCAGCTGATGGCCCCGGGCGACGCGAAAAAGCTGGAAAGCGGCCTGCGCCGCTACGCCGACAACAACGGCACCCAGATAGTAGTCGTGACCGTGCCCACCCTGGCCGGGCGCGACGTGGCCGACTACGGCCGGGCCCTCGGCAGGGCCTGGGGCATCGGCCAGCGCGATAAAAACAACGGCATTGTGGTGCTGCTCAGTGCCCAGGACCACAAGCTCACTATTCAGCCCGGCAGCGGCGTCCAGGCCCAGATTACGCCGGAAGTGACCAGCCGCGCCATCAGCAAGATGACGCCGGCCTTCAAACAAGGCAACTATTTTGGGGGCCTGCGGGCGGGCCTCAACACCTTGATGCTGGCCGCCAACCCCAGCTCGGTATCCCAGGCCACTACCGCCGCTACTTCTTCCTCGGCTTCTTCTTCCCCGGCTTCGGCCGAAACCGGGACTAATATGCAGCGCCAAGCCAAGGAGCCGGTGAGCCCCACCCCGAACGACCCGCTGCTCACGCCCCCCACCACGGAGCCTGATTCCGGGCCCGGCATGGGCACGGTGCTCCTCGGGGCCCTGGTAGTTGGTGGCATCATTTGGCTGCTGGTGCGCATGCTCCGGGGCCGTAGCCAGCCGGCTGCCCAGTCGCGCCCCGCCCCGGACTTTCTGCCCAACCGCAACCCCGACGGCGGCTCTCCCAATGGCCCCGTGAACATGCAGCGGGGCGGTAGCAACTTTGGCGGTGGCGGTGGCGGTGGCAACTTCGGCGGCGGGGGCGGTGGCGGTATGGGCAGTGGCATGGGCGGCATCCTGGCCACGGGAGCCGCGGCAGCAGCCGGCGCCTACCTGGGCAACCGCATGGCCTCGGGCCACGAGGCCCCGAGCCACGGCTTGGCCGGCGACGGCACCACCCCGCAGCACTTCGACCCCAGCACGGCGGCGGGCGCGGCCGGCGCGGGCGCTATGGGCACCGGCGCAGCCGACGACTACTTCTCGGGCCGGGACAGCAGTGCCGCTACCAGCACTCCAGACTACTTCTCCGATGATGCCACGGCGGATAATTCGTCGAACGACTTTTTCTCTTCCGACGATAATTCTTCCTACGACGACCCCTCTTCTGGCGATTCTGGCGGGGGCGGCTTCGACAGCGGCAACGACAACAGCGGCTCCTGGTAG
- a CDS encoding GNAT family N-acetyltransferase: protein MIPLITQTPRLIILAASRALLTAELHKPQYFPVLLGAAMPADWPPGEYDREAMHYFLEQLTAGGRDSAGWFGWYALRKATDATPRTLIGTGGFMGPPDAEGTAEIGYSISADWRRQGLATELVSGLVQQAAATGMVRQLVAHTETENLGSQQVLLRNDFVLAGPAADARLRFERAVAPAADPALGAGGA, encoded by the coding sequence ATGATTCCGCTCATCACCCAAACGCCCCGCCTCATCATCCTGGCGGCCAGCCGCGCGCTGCTCACGGCCGAACTGCATAAGCCCCAGTATTTTCCGGTGCTGCTGGGCGCCGCCATGCCCGCCGACTGGCCGCCCGGCGAGTACGACCGCGAGGCCATGCACTATTTTCTGGAGCAGCTCACCGCCGGCGGGCGCGACTCGGCCGGGTGGTTTGGCTGGTACGCGCTGCGCAAAGCCACCGACGCCACGCCGCGTACCCTCATCGGCACGGGCGGCTTCATGGGCCCACCCGATGCCGAGGGCACGGCCGAAATCGGCTATTCCATCTCGGCCGACTGGCGCCGGCAGGGCCTGGCCACCGAGCTGGTGAGCGGGCTGGTGCAGCAGGCCGCCGCCACGGGCATGGTGCGCCAGCTAGTGGCCCACACCGAGACCGAAAACCTGGGCTCGCAGCAGGTTCTGCTCCGCAACGACTTTGTGCTCGCCGGCCCCGCCGCCGATGCCCGCCTGCGCTTCGAGCGCGCCGTGGCGCCCGCCGCCGACCCCGCGCTGGGCGCCGGTGGCGCGTAG
- a CDS encoding bestrophin family protein, producing MIIREKDNWLRLLFVWHGSVLPQILPRLLALLLLSVAVVVGHGQLFHYKIPLNASAFTLFGITLAIFLGFYNNASYDRFWEGRKQWGALLNTTRSLARQAITQSGQPTGAPATAHFVRLLIAFTYALKHQLRHTDAAADLARLLPAPLAQAVQGATFKPVLLLLELGRWVQQRKAAEELDSNTQLAFDHNFNQLSDIVGGCERLAGTPIPYTYSVMLHRTTYLYCFLLPFGLVDSIGWMTPLIVVFVGYTFMALDAIVREIEEPFGTGPNDLALNTMSHMIESTLLEMLGEPAPAAPQRKSRYVFD from the coding sequence ATGATTATCCGTGAGAAAGACAATTGGCTGCGGCTGCTCTTCGTGTGGCACGGCTCGGTGCTGCCCCAGATTCTGCCGCGGTTGCTGGCGCTGTTGCTGCTGTCGGTGGCCGTGGTGGTGGGCCACGGGCAGCTGTTTCACTACAAGATTCCGCTCAATGCCTCGGCCTTCACGCTGTTTGGCATCACGCTGGCCATCTTCCTGGGCTTCTATAACAACGCCAGCTACGACCGTTTCTGGGAGGGCCGCAAGCAGTGGGGCGCCCTGCTGAACACCACCCGCTCCCTGGCGCGGCAGGCCATTACCCAGAGCGGCCAGCCCACCGGCGCCCCGGCCACCGCGCACTTCGTCCGGCTGCTCATCGCCTTCACCTACGCCCTCAAGCACCAGCTGCGGCACACCGACGCCGCGGCCGACCTGGCCCGCCTGCTGCCCGCGCCGCTGGCCCAGGCCGTGCAAGGCGCCACCTTTAAGCCCGTGCTGCTGCTGCTGGAGCTGGGCCGCTGGGTGCAGCAACGCAAAGCCGCCGAGGAACTGGACTCGAACACGCAGTTGGCCTTCGACCACAACTTCAACCAGCTCTCCGACATTGTGGGCGGCTGCGAGCGCCTGGCCGGCACGCCCATTCCCTACACCTACAGCGTGATGCTGCACCGCACCACGTACCTCTACTGCTTCCTGCTGCCCTTTGGCCTCGTGGACAGCATCGGCTGGATGACGCCGCTCATCGTGGTGTTTGTGGGCTACACCTTCATGGCCCTCGACGCCATTGTGCGCGAAATCGAGGAGCCCTTTGGTACCGGCCCCAACGACCTGGCCCTGAATACCATGAGCCACATGATTGAATCCACCCTGTTGGAAATGCTAGGCGAGCCCGCACCGGCTGCTCCACAGCGCAAGAGTCGCTATGTGTTCGATTAG
- a CDS encoding nuclear transport factor 2 family protein, which yields MKSVASSPTPSAPAAAVLASIEQLETRLRLAQLAADVPALAELLADDLLFADMQGRLVGKAEDLEAHRSGLLRITAARPLQQLVRVLNETTAVASVLADMEGTAAGQPFHQQVRYLRVWARQAGHWRMVAGHVTTVVVPEG from the coding sequence ATGAAATCTGTTGCTTCCAGCCCAACCCCGAGCGCCCCGGCGGCGGCCGTATTGGCCAGCATCGAGCAACTGGAGACGCGCTTGCGCCTAGCCCAACTGGCCGCCGATGTCCCGGCGTTGGCCGAGCTGCTGGCCGACGACCTGCTGTTTGCCGACATGCAGGGGCGGCTGGTCGGCAAAGCCGAAGACCTGGAAGCGCACCGGTCGGGGCTGCTGCGGATAACGGCGGCGCGGCCTCTGCAGCAGCTCGTGCGGGTGCTAAATGAAACCACGGCCGTGGCCTCCGTGCTGGCCGATATGGAAGGCACCGCGGCTGGGCAGCCCTTTCACCAGCAGGTGCGCTACCTGCGGGTGTGGGCCCGGCAGGCCGGGCACTGGCGGATGGTGGCCGGCCACGTGACCACCGTGGTGGTGCCCGAAGGCTAG
- a CDS encoding cupin domain-containing protein, translated as MTEPKEIIRIGALELRFLLDGDDTDERMVVFEFSVPPGAKVPAPHYHEEVDELVYGLAGTMSTTVGGLLQAIGPGDRRFIPRGVVHHHANLGSETATLLTVLTPASIGPAYFRELGALLQAGGPPDPARVQKIMAKYGLVVA; from the coding sequence ATGACCGAGCCCAAAGAAATAATCCGCATTGGAGCGCTGGAGCTGCGTTTTCTGCTCGATGGCGACGATACCGACGAACGCATGGTGGTATTCGAATTCTCGGTACCGCCGGGGGCCAAAGTGCCCGCGCCGCACTACCACGAAGAAGTAGACGAACTGGTGTACGGCCTGGCTGGCACCATGAGCACCACCGTTGGGGGCTTGTTGCAGGCCATTGGGCCCGGCGACCGGCGCTTTATCCCGCGCGGGGTGGTGCACCATCACGCCAACCTGGGCTCCGAAACGGCGACGCTGCTCACGGTACTCACACCGGCCAGTATTGGACCAGCCTATTTCCGGGAGCTGGGCGCGCTGTTACAAGCCGGCGGCCCACCCGACCCGGCCCGGGTGCAGAAAATCATGGCCAAATATGGGTTGGTGGTAGCCTGA
- a CDS encoding YbbC/YhhH family protein encodes MKQQVFLSLVTALLVAASRANAQTPKATLPEPTASPSFMPSSGFVPDAVTAKRIAEAVWLPIYGKKVLSEKPYQATLNSKDVWVVEGFLPKEMDGGVAYIEISKRDGRILEVTHGK; translated from the coding sequence ATGAAGCAGCAAGTCTTTCTTTCTCTTGTTACGGCGTTGCTAGTAGCAGCAAGCAGAGCCAATGCCCAAACTCCCAAGGCAACGTTACCAGAGCCCACCGCATCGCCGAGTTTCATGCCAAGTAGCGGATTCGTGCCTGATGCTGTTACCGCTAAGCGAATTGCTGAGGCCGTTTGGTTGCCCATTTATGGCAAGAAGGTTCTGAGCGAAAAACCCTATCAGGCTACGCTAAACAGCAAAGACGTGTGGGTAGTGGAAGGCTTCCTGCCAAAAGAAATGGACGGCGGCGTGGCCTACATCGAAATCAGCAAGCGGGACGGCCGCATCCTAGAGGTAACTCATGGGAAGTAA
- a CDS encoding ribonucleoside-diphosphate reductase subunit alpha encodes MLVIKRDGRRESVKFDKVTARIEKLCYGLHMDFVSPIEVAKKVIDGIYDGVTTVELDNLAAETAASLTTKHPDYAILAARIAVSNLHKVTSKSFSSTMKRLYTYEDPKNGDNASLLATDVWEVIHKNAATLDSAIIYDRDYNYDFFGFKTLERSYLLRLEGKVVERPQHMLMRVSVGIHKSDIDSVIKTYNLLSERWFTHATPTLFNAGTPKPQMSSCFLLTMKDDSIDGIYDTLKNCALISQSAGGIGLSVSNVRATGSYIKGTNGNSNGLVPMLKVFNDTARYVDQGGGKRKGAFAVYLEPWHADIFEFLDLKKNHGKEEMRARDLFYAMWTPDLFMKRVEENGDWTLMCPHECPGLDTSWGPEFEKLYAKYEREGRGRRTIKAQELWFAILESQTETGTPYMLFKDAANGKSNQQNLGTIKSSNLCTEIIEYTDKDEIAVCNLASLALPRYLVTDKAGNTTFDHQKLYEVTYQATLNLNKVIDVNYYPVPETQKSNFRHRPIGLGVQGLADTFIALRMPFESDEASGLNKDIFETIYFAAMTASKDLAIKDGAYETFPGSPLSQGKFQFDLWGVTPDSGRWDWESLRAEVVKHGARNSLLVAPMPTASTAQILGNNESFEPYTSNIYVRRVLSGEFMVVNKHLLKDLVALGLWNDQMKQEIIAANGSVQGIARIPQHIKDLYKTVWEISQRRIIDQAADRGAYICQSQSLNLHVQNVNFGKLTSMHFHSWKRGLKTGMYYLRTKAAADAIKFTVEKQAAETLEPMALVEQNQSDMSCSLDNPEGCEACGS; translated from the coding sequence ATGCTAGTAATTAAACGCGACGGCCGCCGCGAATCCGTGAAGTTTGACAAAGTCACGGCACGTATTGAGAAGCTGTGCTACGGCCTGCACATGGATTTTGTGTCGCCGATAGAAGTAGCTAAGAAGGTGATTGACGGCATCTACGACGGCGTGACGACCGTGGAGCTGGACAACCTCGCTGCCGAAACCGCCGCCTCGCTCACCACCAAGCACCCGGACTACGCCATCCTGGCGGCCCGCATCGCGGTGAGCAACCTGCACAAGGTGACCTCGAAGTCGTTTTCGAGCACCATGAAGCGGCTCTATACCTACGAAGACCCCAAGAACGGTGACAACGCCTCGCTGCTGGCCACCGACGTGTGGGAGGTGATTCATAAGAACGCCGCCACCCTGGACTCGGCCATTATCTACGACCGGGACTACAACTACGACTTCTTCGGCTTCAAGACCTTGGAGCGGAGCTACCTGCTGCGCCTGGAAGGCAAGGTGGTGGAGCGGCCCCAGCACATGCTGATGCGCGTGTCGGTGGGCATCCACAAGAGCGACATCGATTCGGTTATCAAAACCTACAACCTGCTGAGCGAGCGGTGGTTTACGCACGCCACGCCTACGCTGTTCAACGCCGGCACGCCGAAGCCGCAGATGTCGAGCTGCTTCCTGCTCACGATGAAGGACGACTCCATCGACGGCATTTATGACACGCTGAAGAACTGCGCGCTGATTTCGCAGAGCGCCGGCGGCATTGGGCTGTCGGTGAGCAACGTGCGGGCCACGGGCTCCTACATCAAAGGCACCAACGGCAACTCCAACGGCCTGGTGCCCATGCTGAAGGTGTTCAACGACACGGCCCGCTACGTGGACCAGGGCGGCGGCAAGCGCAAGGGCGCTTTCGCGGTGTACCTGGAGCCCTGGCACGCCGACATTTTCGAATTCCTGGACCTGAAGAAGAACCACGGCAAGGAGGAGATGCGCGCCCGCGACCTGTTTTATGCCATGTGGACGCCCGACCTGTTCATGAAGCGCGTGGAGGAAAACGGCGACTGGACCCTGATGTGCCCGCACGAGTGCCCCGGCCTCGACACGAGCTGGGGCCCGGAGTTTGAGAAGCTCTACGCCAAGTACGAGCGCGAGGGCCGCGGCCGCCGCACCATCAAGGCGCAGGAGCTGTGGTTTGCCATTCTGGAAAGCCAGACCGAGACGGGCACGCCCTACATGCTGTTTAAGGACGCCGCCAACGGCAAATCGAACCAGCAGAACCTGGGCACGATTAAGTCGAGCAACCTGTGCACCGAGATTATTGAGTACACCGACAAGGACGAAATTGCGGTGTGCAACCTGGCCTCGCTGGCGCTGCCCCGCTACCTCGTGACCGACAAGGCCGGCAACACCACCTTCGACCACCAGAAGCTGTACGAGGTGACCTACCAGGCCACGCTGAACCTGAACAAGGTGATTGACGTGAACTACTACCCGGTGCCCGAAACGCAGAAGTCGAACTTCCGCCACCGCCCCATTGGGCTGGGCGTGCAGGGCTTGGCCGACACGTTCATTGCCCTGCGCATGCCCTTCGAGAGCGACGAAGCCTCGGGCCTGAACAAGGACATTTTCGAAACCATCTACTTCGCGGCCATGACGGCCTCGAAGGACCTCGCCATCAAGGACGGGGCCTACGAAACCTTCCCCGGCTCGCCGCTGAGCCAGGGCAAATTCCAGTTCGACTTGTGGGGCGTGACGCCCGACTCGGGCCGCTGGGACTGGGAAAGCCTGCGCGCCGAGGTGGTGAAGCACGGCGCTCGCAACTCCTTGCTGGTTGCGCCCATGCCCACGGCCAGCACCGCCCAGATTCTGGGCAACAACGAGTCGTTTGAGCCCTACACGAGCAACATTTACGTGCGGCGCGTGCTCAGCGGGGAGTTTATGGTGGTGAACAAGCACCTGCTGAAAGACCTGGTGGCCCTGGGCCTATGGAACGACCAGATGAAGCAGGAAATCATCGCGGCCAACGGCTCGGTGCAGGGCATTGCCCGCATTCCGCAGCACATCAAGGACCTGTACAAGACGGTGTGGGAGATTTCGCAGCGCCGCATCATCGACCAGGCCGCCGACCGCGGCGCCTACATCTGCCAGAGCCAGAGCCTGAACCTGCACGTGCAAAACGTGAACTTCGGCAAGCTCACCAGCATGCACTTCCACTCCTGGAAGCGCGGCCTGAAAACCGGCATGTACTACCTGCGCACCAAAGCGGCCGCCGACGCCATCAAGTTTACGGTGGAAAAGCAAGCCGCCGAAACCCTGGAGCCGATGGCCCTGGTCGAGCAGAACCAAAGCGACATGAGCTGCTCGCTGGATAACCCGGAGGGTTGCGAGGCCTGCGGGTCGTAA
- a CDS encoding YceI family protein: MNYRLLFLLGLGAVVPAVHAQTVPAPAAGLIASLETKASRYTTGTGLVTFFSTAPLEDIEALNSKVGAIFEMATGQLAFSMLMSDFQFKNGLMQEHFNENYAESEKYPRARFTGKLLTVPDEAQLRSGPQAVYVQGQLTIHGVSRKMRVPGTLQLRDHDLVVTSKFAVAPADYRIKIPALVRNNIAKSIDVSVIMTCQPTPAPTASQ, translated from the coding sequence ATGAACTACCGTTTACTCTTTTTATTGGGGTTGGGGGCCGTGGTGCCCGCTGTGCATGCCCAAACCGTGCCCGCTCCTGCGGCGGGGCTCATCGCCTCTTTGGAGACCAAGGCTTCGCGCTACACCACGGGTACGGGGCTGGTTACCTTTTTCTCCACGGCGCCCCTTGAAGACATTGAGGCGCTGAACTCGAAGGTGGGGGCCATTTTTGAGATGGCCACCGGGCAGCTGGCTTTCTCTATGCTCATGAGCGACTTCCAGTTTAAGAACGGCCTGATGCAGGAGCATTTCAACGAGAACTACGCCGAATCGGAGAAGTACCCGCGGGCCCGCTTTACGGGCAAGCTGCTGACCGTGCCCGACGAAGCCCAACTGCGGAGCGGGCCCCAGGCCGTGTACGTGCAGGGCCAGCTCACCATTCATGGGGTGTCGCGCAAGATGCGGGTGCCGGGCACGCTGCAGCTGCGCGACCACGACCTGGTGGTGACCTCCAAGTTTGCCGTGGCCCCGGCCGATTACCGCATCAAAATCCCGGCGCTGGTGCGCAACAACATCGCCAAGTCCATCGACGTGAGCGTGATAATGACCTGCCAGCCCACGCCGGCTCCCACGGCTAGCCAGTAA